A stretch of the Rhizomicrobium sp. genome encodes the following:
- a CDS encoding barstar family protein: MQVIELDGANWAAATDFYDALLAALGAPRWHGQSVDALIDSMIYGGVNAIEPPYIVRVKGIGKVPTEVQTEVELASKYLAQARQDYRASRGQDIEVQLEIDG, encoded by the coding sequence ATGCAGGTAATTGAACTGGACGGGGCAAATTGGGCGGCAGCGACGGACTTTTACGATGCGCTTCTTGCTGCGCTCGGTGCACCGAGATGGCACGGCCAGAGCGTTGATGCGCTGATCGACTCCATGATTTACGGTGGAGTTAATGCAATAGAGCCGCCCTACATTGTTAGGGTGAAGGGTATCGGCAAGGTGCCTACTGAGGTGCAGACGGAAGTCGAATTGGCGAGTAAATACCTCGCGCAAGCACGCCAGGATTATCGCGCTTCACGCGGCCAGGATATCGAAGTGCAGCTTGAAATCGATGGGTGA